The Halalkalibacter krulwichiae genome has a segment encoding these proteins:
- a CDS encoding aspartyl-phosphate phosphatase Spo0E family protein — protein MKKNELVTKIEQKRKQLHIYVSKFGILSNEVLRCSEELDVLINIYLDLKE, from the coding sequence ATGAAGAAAAATGAATTGGTTACGAAGATCGAACAAAAACGGAAACAGCTTCATATATATGTTAGTAAATTTGGAATTCTATCAAACGAGGTTTTAAGGTGTAGCGAAGAGTTAGATGTATTAATTAACATTTACTTAGATTTAAAAGAGTAA
- a CDS encoding serine/threonine protein kinase, producing MIKIEQFKQRIEEELLPYIVLSSLNQNDPIVVKNNTKDWQLVGSGNYASVFSHPSEKEIVVKVYGREVEAIKDEIRVYEALGNHPAYSELYGYGENYLILKRITGITLYDAVIKGVAISPKVLMDIEKAIDYAKKVGLNPFDVHGKNIVMQNEKGIIVDVSDFYKSGVCKKWEDLQTAYKWFYQPFLLKNHPRIPVWMLNLVRKGYRVARGIVPINKRK from the coding sequence GTGATAAAGATTGAACAATTCAAACAAAGAATTGAAGAAGAGTTACTACCATATATTGTCTTAAGCAGCCTAAACCAAAATGATCCAATTGTTGTAAAGAATAATACGAAAGATTGGCAGTTGGTAGGGTCTGGTAATTATGCTTCCGTTTTTTCTCATCCATCCGAAAAAGAGATCGTTGTGAAAGTTTATGGAAGAGAAGTTGAAGCGATAAAAGATGAAATTAGAGTGTATGAAGCTTTAGGTAATCACCCTGCCTACTCTGAGTTGTACGGTTATGGAGAGAATTATTTAATTTTAAAACGAATAACTGGCATTACTTTATATGATGCTGTTATTAAAGGTGTTGCGATTTCTCCCAAAGTGCTAATGGATATTGAAAAGGCCATTGATTATGCGAAAAAAGTGGGGTTGAATCCATTTGATGTACACGGCAAAAACATTGTCATGCAAAATGAAAAAGGGATTATTGTCGATGTCTCTGATTTTTATAAAAGCGGAGTGTGCAAAAAGTGGGAGGATCTACAGACAGCTTATAAGTGGTTTTACCAACCTTTTTTGTTAAAGAATCACCCTCGGATCCCTGTTTGGATGTTAAATTTAGTACGAAAAGGATATAGGGTCGCTCGAGGGATAGTTCCAATCAATAAGAGAAAATAG
- a CDS encoding PaaD-like zinc ribbon domain-containing protein, which produces MCKRKERPHCSFCQSENVKVIAPFGTAQLVRQFYCHDCKSVFEYIRWRSEKQDKHIENARAIMNAK; this is translated from the coding sequence ATGTGTAAGAGAAAAGAACGACCTCACTGTTCATTTTGTCAATCGGAAAATGTGAAAGTTATTGCTCCATTTGGGACAGCACAGCTTGTAAGGCAGTTCTACTGTCATGATTGTAAAAGTGTGTTTGAGTATATCCGTTGGAGAAGTGAGAAACAAGATAAACATATTGAAAATGCAAGAGCGATCATGAATGCAAAATAA
- a CDS encoding VOC family protein codes for MAIDVYINFNGNCREAVEFYADVFGTEKPQFMTFKDAPPNPEYPLPEEANDLIMHTRLMINGSTVMFSDVFPGSPFIQGNNISLTVVHEDQATIQSYFNKLKEGGKVGMELQETFWSKCYGSVRDQYGVEWQLSQGTGAE; via the coding sequence ATGGCAATTGATGTTTATATCAATTTTAACGGCAACTGTCGTGAAGCGGTGGAATTTTATGCTGATGTATTTGGAACAGAAAAGCCACAATTTATGACTTTTAAAGATGCACCGCCTAATCCTGAATATCCCCTTCCAGAGGAAGCGAACGATTTAATTATGCACACAAGACTAATGATTAATGGCAGCACGGTCATGTTTTCAGATGTTTTCCCGGGCTCTCCTTTTATTCAAGGAAACAATATCAGTCTTACTGTTGTTCATGAGGATCAAGCAACGATTCAATCCTATTTTAATAAGCTAAAAGAAGGTGGGAAAGTAGGGATGGAGCTACAAGAAACCTTTTGGAGTAAATGCTACGGGTCTGTACGTGATCAATATGGAGTTGAGTGGCAGTTGAGTCAGGGTACTGGTGCAGAGTAG
- a CDS encoding Phenylacetic acid catabolic protein codes for MRNQQALVKLIEGIADNKYVLGDRLVEVGFSGPDIESTLSSVAIAQGELGHARILYNWSLDLKGHKGRKPDHKCETGKSFREVREINSWVKLIASFYTVNLAIDIVMESLAVAENEEITAYINKVFLEHKEHCVYSEGWALKLLNDQGGVPRKFEEELNKVLVEAKEWLKEIEENEELRAYLAYTNLTELFQRDVDQLKDQGLIANV; via the coding sequence ATGAGAAATCAACAAGCATTGGTCAAATTAATTGAGGGGATTGCAGATAATAAATATGTGTTAGGAGATCGTTTAGTAGAAGTTGGATTCAGTGGACCGGATATTGAATCAACTCTCTCGTCCGTTGCAATAGCACAAGGGGAATTGGGGCATGCAAGAATTTTATACAATTGGAGTCTAGACTTAAAAGGACATAAAGGTAGAAAGCCAGACCATAAATGTGAGACAGGTAAATCTTTTCGTGAGGTTCGTGAGATTAACAGTTGGGTGAAATTAATTGCTAGTTTCTATACAGTTAATTTGGCTATTGATATTGTAATGGAGTCACTAGCCGTTGCTGAAAATGAGGAGATTACAGCTTATATTAATAAAGTCTTTCTAGAACATAAGGAACACTGTGTCTATTCTGAAGGCTGGGCTTTAAAATTACTGAACGATCAAGGTGGAGTACCACGAAAGTTTGAGGAAGAACTGAATAAGGTGTTAGTAGAAGCAAAAGAGTGGTTAAAAGAAATTGAGGAGAATGAGGAATTAAGAGCATACTTAGCTTACACTAATTTAACTGAACTTTTTCAAAGAGACGTAGATCAGCTTAAAGACCAAGGGTTAATTGCCAATGTGTAA
- a CDS encoding NAD(P)/FAD-dependent oxidoreductase, producing MNVKSGTYYWSTTYPDAPSYPVLDEDLTCDVLIVGGGSSGAQCAYYLTDKNLDVVVIEKNKIGQGSTSTNTAFIQYSGEKLFIDLVNTFGESYISKHLQLCREAINEMEEAAQTVNLDCEFKRRDSLYFASYPEDVERLKQEYTLLRKHQFELNFLDADEIENKYSFRKKAAIYSYNDAEMNPYKFTHGLMQYAAQKNVRIFEQTEMNGQMFDEKRKKVSARTKNGHTIHAKRVIYCAGYEGIDFKKEKQASFVSTYTVTTAPVPDLSFWYNRTLIWETARPYVYTRTTADNRIIIGGLDDNTNYPEDRDSKLVHKKKRLIEEFHKLFPNVRITPEYSLAAFYGGTIDGLPIIGIYDDRPNSYFLFGFGDNGTVYSQILAKIIAEDIVSGKSANLPYYLQNRPLLNK from the coding sequence ATGAATGTTAAATCCGGTACTTATTATTGGTCAACGACTTATCCAGATGCCCCCTCTTATCCTGTCCTAGATGAAGACCTTACTTGTGATGTGTTAATTGTAGGCGGCGGTAGTTCCGGTGCTCAATGTGCGTACTATTTAACTGATAAAAACTTAGATGTCGTAGTCATTGAAAAGAACAAGATTGGGCAGGGAAGTACTAGTACGAATACGGCTTTCATTCAATATTCGGGAGAGAAACTTTTTATCGATTTAGTAAATACGTTCGGAGAATCATACATATCGAAACATTTACAGCTTTGTCGCGAGGCGATAAATGAAATGGAAGAAGCCGCACAAACCGTCAATTTAGATTGTGAATTTAAAAGAAGAGATTCCTTATACTTTGCCAGTTATCCAGAAGATGTAGAACGTCTCAAACAAGAGTATACCTTATTAAGAAAACATCAATTTGAATTAAATTTTTTAGATGCAGATGAAATCGAGAACAAATATTCTTTTAGAAAAAAAGCTGCAATTTATTCTTATAATGATGCAGAAATGAACCCTTATAAATTCACACATGGATTAATGCAGTATGCTGCACAGAAAAATGTTCGTATCTTTGAACAAACAGAAATGAACGGACAAATGTTTGATGAAAAACGAAAGAAAGTATCAGCACGAACAAAAAATGGACATACCATTCATGCAAAACGAGTTATTTATTGCGCTGGCTATGAAGGCATTGATTTTAAAAAAGAAAAACAAGCATCTTTTGTCAGTACGTATACAGTAACGACAGCTCCCGTCCCAGATCTTTCATTTTGGTACAATCGAACTTTAATTTGGGAAACAGCCCGTCCATATGTATATACTCGCACAACGGCTGACAATCGCATTATTATTGGCGGCCTAGATGACAACACGAACTATCCTGAGGATCGTGATAGCAAGCTTGTTCATAAAAAGAAAAGGCTAATTGAAGAATTTCATAAATTATTCCCAAATGTTAGAATCACCCCAGAATATTCTTTAGCAGCTTTTTACGGTGGAACGATAGATGGTTTGCCGATTATTGGGATTTATGATGATAGACCGAATAGCTATTTTCTATTTGGATTTGGGGATAACGGAACAGTCTATAGTCAAATCCTCGCGAAAATCATCGCTGAAGATATCGTTTCAGGAAAGAGCGCTAACCTACCCTATTATTTGCAAAATCGACCTTTGCTAAATAAATAA
- a CDS encoding ABC transporter permease, which translates to MSSYIEMIRVRFLMMLAYRTNYYSGILIYSINIGAYYFLWTAIYSGQDNIQGLSVLQMTTYVAVAWMARAFYFNNIDREIAMEIKDGKVAIEMIRPYNYLGMKTMQGLGEGLFRLLFFSVPGMVIVALIFPISLSASLTTWFFFFLSLVFSFIVNTQINLLTGIMTFFLFNNAGLIRAKRVVIDLFSGLLLPISFYPLWAQSVMMYLPFQAISYIPSMIFTEGFVGREIYTAVMLQALWAVLLLIPIQLLWMLAKKQLIVQGG; encoded by the coding sequence ATGAGTTCTTACATTGAGATGATTCGTGTTCGTTTCCTTATGATGCTTGCTTATCGAACGAACTATTATAGTGGAATCTTAATATATAGCATTAATATTGGTGCTTATTATTTTTTATGGACTGCGATTTATAGTGGGCAAGATAACATTCAAGGGTTATCAGTCCTGCAAATGACGACTTATGTGGCAGTAGCATGGATGGCTAGAGCATTTTATTTTAATAATATTGACCGTGAAATCGCCATGGAAATTAAAGATGGAAAAGTCGCAATCGAAATGATACGGCCATATAACTATTTAGGGATGAAGACGATGCAAGGTCTTGGAGAAGGCTTGTTTCGATTATTGTTTTTCTCGGTGCCTGGAATGGTGATTGTCGCTCTCATTTTTCCTATTAGTCTTTCTGCTAGCTTAACAACCTGGTTCTTTTTCTTTCTATCATTAGTTTTTAGTTTTATCGTTAATACACAAATTAACCTATTAACTGGAATTATGACGTTTTTCTTATTTAATAACGCTGGGTTAATTCGTGCCAAACGAGTCGTTATTGATTTATTTTCAGGCCTACTTCTGCCAATTTCTTTTTATCCTTTATGGGCTCAATCTGTCATGATGTACTTGCCATTTCAGGCCATTAGTTACATTCCTAGCATGATTTTCACAGAAGGATTTGTCGGAAGGGAAATCTATACCGCAGTTATGTTACAAGCACTTTGGGCTGTTCTTTTACTCATCCCAATTCAACTGTTGTGGATGTTAGCAAAAAAACAATTAATCGTACAGGGGGGCTAA
- a CDS encoding ABC transporter permease — translation MFYVSIFFQYASQYLKTRLTYRVDTIVEILSDLLFQAVNLIFILVVFGHTTFLSGWNREEIIFIYGFFLVPYAIFSSFFNIWDFNERYIVKGEMDRVLTRPIHSLFQIIMERMELESLFGVITGLVIMYYAGTTLGLTIAWYDVFLFLAMVIGGAFIYAGIFISLASIGSWSDSRTDIMPMMYNIGNYGRYPIDIYHRVIRYILTWILPFAFVGVYPAAYFLQKEEWYVYSFLTPVMGLVFLTISVLLWNAGVKKYRGAGN, via the coding sequence TTGTTCTATGTATCTATTTTCTTTCAATACGCCTCTCAATATTTAAAAACGAGATTAACCTATCGTGTTGATACAATAGTGGAAATTTTATCTGATCTCCTTTTCCAAGCGGTAAATTTAATTTTCATTCTCGTTGTATTTGGTCATACTACATTCCTAAGCGGCTGGAATCGCGAGGAAATCATTTTTATATATGGTTTTTTCCTTGTTCCTTACGCTATCTTTAGCTCGTTTTTCAACATTTGGGACTTTAATGAGCGCTATATCGTTAAAGGAGAAATGGACCGTGTTTTAACAAGACCAATTCATAGCCTCTTTCAGATTATTATGGAACGCATGGAGCTAGAGTCACTGTTTGGAGTGATTACAGGGCTTGTTATTATGTATTACGCAGGTACAACTCTCGGGTTAACGATCGCTTGGTATGATGTGTTTCTCTTTCTTGCAATGGTCATAGGCGGTGCCTTTATTTATGCTGGAATTTTTATTTCACTGGCATCTATAGGTTCTTGGTCAGATAGTCGAACAGATATCATGCCGATGATGTACAACATTGGAAATTATGGCCGGTATCCAATCGATATTTATCACCGTGTGATCCGTTACATTTTAACTTGGATCCTACCATTCGCCTTTGTAGGTGTCTACCCTGCCGCCTATTTTCTACAAAAAGAAGAATGGTATGTGTATTCGTTTTTAACACCTGTAATGGGGTTAGTCTTTTTAACAATATCTGTATTATTATGGAATGCTGGTGTAAAAAAATACCGCGGTGCCGGAAACTAA
- a CDS encoding ABC transporter ATP-binding protein encodes MNVNKNVIEVHHLRKEFKSYSSRSGLTGAFRDLFTRNYKVLAAVDNISLTVKQGEMVGYIGENGAGKSTTIKMLTGILTPTSGSIVVNGMNPHKEREQFVRSIGVVFGQRSQLWWDIAVQESFRLLKKVYRVSDEDYENHMGHVIETLEIGPLLDKPVRKLSLGQRMRCELAAALIHNPPLLFLDEPTIGLDVLVKLKIRKFLKEINEQYKTTILLTTHDLTDIEALCERVVLLDEGKIVYDGKLSQLQMNAVEGKQVQFEFLKETFVTDLPETSNVLWEQKDAATWLANVNGDERIVSELISIVVQKNPIKNVRINEVSTEEIIRKIYEEGMAVT; translated from the coding sequence GTGAACGTAAATAAGAACGTAATTGAGGTTCATCATTTACGCAAGGAATTTAAATCGTATTCAAGTCGCTCTGGGTTAACAGGTGCCTTTCGTGATTTGTTTACCAGAAATTATAAAGTACTTGCTGCAGTTGATAATATTTCTTTAACAGTGAAGCAAGGAGAAATGGTTGGTTACATAGGGGAAAATGGTGCTGGCAAATCAACAACAATTAAAATGCTGACTGGAATCCTCACCCCAACATCAGGCTCAATTGTTGTCAACGGCATGAATCCACATAAAGAAAGAGAGCAATTTGTTCGCTCTATCGGTGTAGTCTTCGGTCAACGCTCTCAATTATGGTGGGATATCGCTGTTCAAGAGTCATTTCGCTTATTAAAGAAAGTCTATCGTGTTTCTGATGAAGACTATGAAAATCACATGGGTCATGTAATCGAAACGTTAGAGATCGGTCCATTACTAGATAAACCAGTTCGAAAGTTATCATTAGGACAACGAATGCGTTGCGAGCTAGCCGCTGCCTTAATCCACAATCCTCCTTTACTATTTTTGGATGAACCGACAATTGGCTTAGACGTGTTAGTTAAGTTGAAAATCCGCAAATTCTTAAAAGAGATTAATGAACAATACAAAACAACGATACTACTTACTACACATGATCTAACGGATATTGAAGCGCTTTGTGAACGAGTCGTCTTGTTAGATGAAGGAAAAATCGTCTATGACGGGAAACTAAGCCAACTTCAAATGAATGCAGTTGAAGGAAAACAAGTTCAATTTGAATTTTTGAAAGAAACGTTTGTAACCGATCTTCCTGAAACATCAAATGTCTTATGGGAACAAAAAGATGCAGCAACTTGGCTCGCTAATGTTAATGGTGATGAACGAATTGTCTCTGAATTAATTAGTATTGTCGTCCAAAAAAATCCAATTAAAAATGTTCGTATTAATGAAGTATCAACTGAGGAAATCATTCGTAAGATTTATGAAGAAGGAATGGCAGTGACATGA